CAGAAATAGAAAGAAATCCATTAACAAAAAATATTGGAGATATTATAAAAGCTTGGAAACTAAATATAGAGTCAGAATACACAATTGAAATAAAAGGAAAAATCAAAAACCATAGAAATGAGTATAAACAGATATGGGACTTTATAAAAGAAGGTAATGAAGTTTATATACCAGGAACAGAAATAAAAGGAGCAATAAGAACAGCACTTTTTTACAAAATCCTAAAAGACAAATTCAATCAAGATAAAAAATTAAAAGAAAATTTCCTAAAAGATTATGAAAACTGCCTACGAGGAGAAAATAAAAAAGAAATAAAGAAAAACTTTGAAAGATTATCAAAAAAATGGGAAAATTATGTTTTTAGAGGAGATTTTAAAGAAAATGACGGAAAAAAAGATTTTTTAAGATTTTTAATAGTGTCAGATACAGATTTAAAAAATCCAGAAGAATGCTTAGAAGTAGATGATATAAAACTAATAGGAGCTTCAGGAAGTTTTGAAGAACTACATGAAGTTTTAAAAGCAGGAACAGAATTTAAAATTAAAATGAATATACCTTGGAAAGAAGAATATGAAGGATTTATTTCAGACAATTATAAATATTTAGGATTAAAAAAATTAAGAGAAGCTTGCAATGAATTTGCAGAAAGTATTTTAGAAACAGAAATAGAATATTTTAAAAATACATCAGATTTAAATCAAAGAGACAAAGAAATAATATTAGTAAAATTAGAACGAAGATTAGATCTTGTAAAAGTAGCAACAAATAAAAAATGGTTAGTATTAAGACTTGGAAAACATCAAGGGTTCCATAGTATTACAATAAATTTATTAGTAAAACAGCTAAATCAGATGTTATTTGCAAAAGCATTTAAAGAAATAGCACCAAAAGGTTATGAAAACAAACCAAACAAATCAAGAAAAATAACCTTAACTAATGAAATACTCGGATGGTTAATAATTGATTTAAATTCTTAAAAGAAAGTTTTATAGCATAAAGATCGGATTTCCCAAAAATTTGTCGATCAGGTAATTTTAGGGAAATTTTAGTACTTTTAAGATGTTAAAATTTTGCCAAAATTTAACTCTAAGCTAATAATGATGCTGATTTGTCGATCCCCAAGAATTTTTACAGGATTGAAGGTCGACAGAAAATAAACTCAATTTGACAAGAAAATTTTTTTGATGTAAATTTTAAATATAGCTAATATTTATGCTGGTTTCTTGGCAACAGAATATGAATAAAGAAGAAAGGGTTTGTAGCCTACCTATGAGGAATTGAAACCAACTCTTCTCTTGCTTCACAGTCATCGTCATAATCAGTTTGTAGCCTACCTATGAGGAATTGAAACTTTAATTAGCTACGGGGATAAGGAGATAGAAAAAACAGGTTTGTAGCCTACCTATGAGGAATTGAAACAAATATTTTTCATATCAATTGGAGTTAATATTTCTGTTTGTAGCCTACCTATGAGGAATTGAAACTCGCATTATCAAAAATAAACATTTCAATAAAATCACCGAGTTTGTAGCCTACCTATGAGGAATTGAAACCTCTATTTCTACTTTTCATCAGAGTTTCAACTATTTTGTTTGTAGCCTACCTATGAGGAATTGAAACCTCT
This genomic stretch from Hydrogenothermus marinus harbors:
- the csm5 gene encoding type III-A CRISPR-associated RAMP protein Csm5; this encodes MPEYKLKTLSPIHIGNGEQINNWAYSIDNNKISIYKFEKVVNSIKNNKQRLINLTAEIERNPLTKNIGDIIKAWKLNIESEYTIEIKGKIKNHRNEYKQIWDFIKEGNEVYIPGTEIKGAIRTALFYKILKDKFNQDKKLKENFLKDYENCLRGENKKEIKKNFERLSKKWENYVFRGDFKENDGKKDFLRFLIVSDTDLKNPEECLEVDDIKLIGASGSFEELHEVLKAGTEFKIKMNIPWKEEYEGFISDNYKYLGLKKLREACNEFAESILETEIEYFKNTSDLNQRDKEIILVKLERRLDLVKVATNKKWLVLRLGKHQGFHSITINLLVKQLNQMLFAKAFKEIAPKGYENKPNKSRKITLTNEILGWLIIDLNS